A genome region from Solanum pennellii chromosome 12, SPENNV200 includes the following:
- the LOC107006737 gene encoding L-ascorbate oxidase homolog, protein MLLNKLLVVFLVSFLVVNSIVAENPYRFYEWNVTYGTISPLGVPQQGILINGQFPGPDIISVTNDNVIINVINNLDDDFLLSWHGVQNRRNSYQDGVWGTTCPIPPGKNFTYRLQMKDQIGSFYYFPTTAFHKAAGGFGSIRIFSGPFVHVPLPAYAGDFTVLIGDWYKRNHTNLKAILDRGHKLPFPDGILINGRGPNGATYTVDQGQTYRLRILNVGLENSLNFRIEGHNLTLVEVEGTHTMQETYTSLDVHVGQSYSVLITADQAPKDYYIVVSSRFTSKVLTTTGVLHYSTSNSTVSGPIPSGPTIEVGWSLYQARSIRTNLTANGPRPNPQGAYHYGMIGTTRTIRLATSAGQVNGEQRYAVNSVSFVPTDDTPLKLADYFKIGGFYPGNIHDVPIGGRIQLNTSVLQTDYRTFIEIVFENKERIVQSWHIAGYAFWVVGMDGGHWTPTSRNQYNLRDAVYRSTTQVYPRSWTAIYIALDNVGIWNIRSEFWARRYLGQQLYMRVYTTSTSLQDEYLIPSNALLCGKVSEFHNKTMLN, encoded by the exons atgctGTTAAACAAATTATTAGTAGTTTTTTTGGTATCATTTCTCGTTGTGAATAGTATAGTAGCAGAAAATCCTTATAGATTCTACGAATGGAATGTTACTTATGGAACTATTTCTCCTCTTGGTGTTCCACAACAG GGAATTTTGATCAATGGGCAGTTTCCTGGACCTGATATTATTTCTGTCACAAATGACAATGTTATTATCAATGTCATCAACAATTTGGATGatgattttcttctttcatG GCACGGAGTGCAAAACAGGAGAAATTCATATCAAGACGGAGTATGGGGCACGACGTGCCCCATACCACCGGGGAAGAATTTCACATACCGTTTGCAAATGAAGGATCAAATAGGAAGCTTTTACTATTTTCCAACAACTGCATTTCACAAAGCTGCTGGTGGTTTTGGTTCCATCAGGATCTTTAGCGGACCTTTCGTGCATGTTCCTCTCCCTGCTTATGCTGGCGATTTCACCGTCCTTATTGGAGATTGGTACAAGAGAAATCACACG AACCTTAAAGCAATTCTTGACAGAGGACACAAGTTGCCTTTTCCTGATGGTATTCTCATCAATGGTCGCGGCCCTAATGGCGCTACCTACACAGTGGATCAAG GGCAAACGTATAGACTGAGGATATTGAATGTTGGATTGGAAAATTCACTGAACTTTCGTATTGAAGGACACAACTTGACGTTGGTGGAAGTAGAGGGTACACACACAATGCAGGAGACGTATACCTCACTCGATGTTCATGTTGGACAATCATACTCTGTCCTCATCACAGCTGATCAAGCACCAAAGGACTACTACATTGTTGTTTCATCTCGTTTCACGTCTAAGGTTCTAACTACCACTGGTGTACTTCACTACAGCACCTCTAACAGCACGGTCTCTGGACCGATCCCTAGTGGACCAACCATCGAAGTTGGTTGGTCACTTTACCAAGCACGTTCAATCAG GACTAACTTGACAGCTAATGGACCAAGGCCTAACCCACAAGGCGCGTATCATTATGGTATGATTGGTACAACTAGAACTATCAGACTTGCAACCTCTGCTGGTCAGGTGAATGGTGAGCAGAGATATGCTGTCAATAGTGTGTCGTTTGTGCCCACGGATGACACTCCATTGAAGCTAGCTGACTACTTCAAGATAGGAGGATTCTACCCCGGAAACATACATGATGTCCCTATCGGTGGAAGGATTCAACTCAACACATCTGTTTTGCAAACTGACTATAGGACATTCATTGAGATTGTATTCGAGAACAAGGAGAGGATCGTTCAAAGTTGGCATATTGCTGGTTATGCCTTTTGGGTAGTAGG CATGGACGGAGGACACTGGACTCCAACAAGCAGGAATCAATACAATCTTCGTGATGCAGTTTATCGTAGCACAACTCAG GTGTATCCAAGGTCATGGACAGCGATATACATTGCATTAGACAATGTGGGAATTTGGAACATAAGATCAGAGTTTTGGGCGCGACGATATCTTGGACAACAACTATATATGAGGGTATACACAACATCAACCTCCTTACAAGATGAATATCTGATTCCAAGTAATGCTCTTTTATGTGGCAAGGTGTCTGAATTCCACAACAAGACCATGTTAAACTAA